A stretch of the Psychroserpens sp. Hel_I_66 genome encodes the following:
- a CDS encoding YybH family protein, protein MRTKVFFVLVIIFGIVITGCKQTEEKAEVEDIEEVKIDLINDEFPEEKKEVKAVLDSLFMSIQQRETEELLSYHLYSDKFTEFRDGLPRTGASENEEYERQLLKNISSFDYNLEDLKINIFDKVAIVTFNADFRPTIGENVVQLWRQGTIVFVKNDGVWRITHEHFSPMTVEDSE, encoded by the coding sequence ATGAGAACAAAAGTGTTTTTTGTATTAGTTATAATTTTCGGGATTGTAATTACGGGATGTAAACAAACGGAAGAAAAAGCGGAAGTTGAAGACATTGAAGAAGTAAAAATAGATTTAATTAATGATGAATTTCCTGAAGAAAAAAAAGAAGTCAAAGCAGTTTTGGACAGTCTATTCATGAGCATTCAACAAAGAGAAACAGAAGAATTACTTTCTTATCATTTGTATTCAGATAAATTTACAGAATTTCGTGATGGATTACCGAGAACAGGCGCATCTGAAAATGAAGAATACGAAAGACAATTGTTAAAGAATATTTCTTCTTTTGATTATAATCTTGAGGATTTAAAAATCAACATTTTTGATAAGGTTGCCATTGTTACATTCAATGCTGATTTCCGACCTACTATTGGAGAAAATGTTGTGCAATTATGGAGACAGGGAACCATTGTATTTGTGAAGAATGATGGCGTTTGGAGAATTACACATGAGCACTTTTCACCTATGACTGTAGAAGATTCGGAATAA
- a CDS encoding DUF2851 family protein, which yields MQEDFLHYLWLHKKLDMLHLQTTQYERLEIVNVGQHNHNAGPDFFNGQVRIADQLWAGNIEIHIKSSDWFVHGHEQDAAYDNVILHVVFEHDTEIFRSDNSTIPTLELKSFIASEILDNYQKLFSSKNKWINCEQDFAEVDEFILKNWQERLYFERLERKSKTIENILKSSKNDWEAVLFKLLAKNFGLKVNGLAFESVANSVEFSVVRKSSSKIEQLEALLFGLAGLLEKESSTSYYETLKKEYQFLKQKFQLDNLGVSNVQFFRLRPPNFPTIRLSQLANLYHREPQLFSKVISAENLDAIYELFNIKTSGFWETHYTFDKTSKQSTKKITKAFIDLLVINTILPLKFCYAKHKGASIDENILEIVSSLSSEKNTIIDGFNQLKPCSTSALQSQALIQLKIEYCDKNKCLQCAVGNALLTK from the coding sequence ATGCAAGAAGATTTCTTACACTACTTATGGTTACATAAAAAGCTGGATATGCTCCATCTTCAAACCACCCAATATGAACGTTTGGAAATCGTTAATGTTGGGCAGCACAACCATAATGCTGGTCCAGATTTTTTTAATGGGCAAGTGAGAATTGCAGATCAGCTTTGGGCTGGTAATATTGAAATCCACATCAAATCCAGCGATTGGTTCGTGCATGGTCATGAGCAGGATGCTGCGTATGATAATGTGATTTTGCACGTGGTTTTTGAGCACGATACCGAAATTTTTAGAAGTGACAACTCCACCATCCCAACCTTAGAGCTTAAAAGTTTTATTGCTTCGGAAATTTTAGATAATTACCAAAAGCTATTTTCCTCAAAAAACAAATGGATCAATTGCGAACAGGATTTTGCTGAAGTTGATGAATTTATCCTTAAAAACTGGCAAGAGCGTTTGTATTTTGAACGTTTGGAACGAAAATCAAAAACCATTGAAAACATCTTGAAATCTTCAAAAAACGATTGGGAAGCAGTATTGTTTAAGTTACTGGCAAAAAACTTCGGACTCAAAGTCAATGGACTAGCTTTTGAAAGCGTAGCCAATTCCGTAGAATTTTCAGTAGTTAGAAAATCCAGTTCAAAAATAGAGCAATTGGAAGCATTGCTTTTTGGGCTGGCTGGATTGTTGGAAAAAGAGAGCAGTACCAGTTATTACGAGACGCTCAAAAAAGAATACCAATTTTTAAAACAGAAATTTCAGTTGGATAACCTAGGCGTTAGCAATGTTCAGTTTTTTAGGTTGCGACCGCCAAACTTCCCGACGATACGATTATCACAATTGGCAAATCTCTACCATAGGGAACCGCAGTTGTTTTCAAAAGTGATTTCCGCAGAAAACCTTGATGCTATTTATGAGCTTTTCAATATCAAAACTTCAGGTTTTTGGGAAACCCACTACACGTTTGATAAAACCTCTAAGCAATCCACAAAGAAAATCACAAAAGCCTTTATTGATTTATTGGTGATCAATACCATTTTACCTCTCAAGTTTTGCTACGCCAAACATAAAGGAGCGTCAATAGATGAAAACATTTTAGAAATAGTAAGTAGTTTATCTTCGGAAAAAAATACCATAATAGACGGTTTTAATCAGTTGAAACCCTGCAGCACATCTGCATTGCAATCACAGGCATTGATACAATTAAAAATCGAATATTGCGATAAAAATAAATGCCTACAATGTGCGGTAGGAAATGCATTGTTAACAAAATAA
- a CDS encoding PspC domain-containing protein has translation MKSFYQILYYFQKRGYYVCQRIADRLGIRAKIVRTSFMYLTFATLGFGFALYLFFAFWMRIKDIIYTKRSSVFDL, from the coding sequence GTGAAAAGTTTCTACCAAATACTATACTATTTTCAAAAACGTGGTTACTATGTGTGCCAACGTATTGCAGACCGTTTAGGGATTAGGGCAAAAATTGTACGTACCTCTTTTATGTATCTCACCTTTGCAACATTGGGTTTTGGTTTTGCGCTATATTTGTTTTTCGCATTTTGGATGAGAATCAAAGATATTATCTATACCAAACGATCTTCGGTTTTTGATTTATAA
- a CDS encoding potassium channel family protein, whose protein sequence is MNPLIKLFRVKIYTAVFLLVLMMLVGVFGFKIISDYSWVDAIYMTVITITTVGFGEVQPLDDNAKVFTIFLILASVVILGYAITVITEYILSKNDFEELKQKKMQKKIDSFKDHIIICGYGRNGKQAAKKLLAYDKSFVVIEKDKELMDKFQSDEIPFVLGNANEDEVLQQAGIESASTIICALPNDADNLFVVLSARQINSKLNIISRASQETSYQKLKLAGANNVILPDRIGGDHMASLVVVPDLIEFIDNLSIVGETNINIEEIPIEKLYDATNPKTIRDLDLRQKTGCNVIGFKSSDGEYIVNPEADLKLIPNSKIIVLGRPEQIQKLNSLYDIN, encoded by the coding sequence ATGAATCCACTAATAAAACTTTTTAGAGTAAAAATTTATACCGCTGTATTTTTGTTGGTATTGATGATGTTGGTTGGTGTGTTTGGTTTTAAAATCATATCAGATTACTCATGGGTAGATGCCATTTACATGACTGTTATAACCATAACGACTGTAGGATTTGGAGAAGTACAGCCATTAGATGACAATGCCAAGGTATTTACCATATTCTTGATACTGGCGAGTGTTGTTATTTTGGGTTATGCGATAACTGTGATTACTGAATATATTTTAAGCAAGAATGATTTTGAAGAACTAAAACAGAAAAAAATGCAAAAAAAAATTGATAGCTTCAAAGACCATATCATTATTTGTGGCTATGGAAGAAACGGAAAACAAGCTGCCAAAAAACTACTGGCTTACGATAAATCCTTTGTAGTAATCGAAAAGGATAAGGAGCTTATGGATAAGTTTCAAAGTGATGAGATTCCATTTGTTTTAGGGAACGCCAATGAAGATGAAGTATTACAGCAGGCAGGAATTGAAAGTGCAAGCACCATTATTTGTGCATTGCCAAATGATGCAGATAATTTGTTCGTGGTGCTTTCCGCAAGGCAAATTAATAGTAAGCTTAATATTATAAGTCGTGCTTCCCAAGAAACATCCTATCAAAAATTAAAACTTGCAGGCGCAAATAATGTGATTTTACCAGATAGAATTGGAGGAGACCATATGGCATCCTTGGTGGTAGTTCCAGATTTGATAGAGTTTATAGATAACCTTTCAATAGTTGGAGAAACAAATATAAACATTGAGGAAATCCCTATTGAGAAATTATATGATGCCACTAATCCTAAAACGATTAGAGATTTAGACCTCAGACAAAAAACTGGGTGCAACGTGATTGGTTTTAAGTCAAGCGATGGTGAATATATTGTAAATCCGGAAGCAGATTTAAAATTGATACCCAATTCAAAAATCATTGTTTTAGGACGTCCAGAACAGATTCAAAAACTCAATTCGCTTTACGATATCAATTAG
- a CDS encoding alanine/glycine:cation symporter family protein yields MKKHLLSIFALILPILTFAQESTSEKIDATFKEYTGWFVEGIFYEIPFTDTFQIPWVLIVLIGGALYFTIYFKFINFTGFKTAIQVVRGKYEDIEKHGVDKLYGDQALAGTVSNNANDNNIGDDASVYGDQTPGGDVFETIRDEGADGEVSHFQALTAALSATVGLGNIAGVAVALSIGGPGATFWMIVAGLLGMASKFAECTLGVKYRDVGEDGTVYGGPMYYLTKGLKEKGAGGFGKFLAVIFAIFVIGGSFGGGNMFQANQAAAQFTKLFNLTGENAGLFFGLGMAVLVAIVIIGGIKRIASVTEKVVPFMAGIYVLAALIILFANFTLIDDAFAAIFNGAFTPLAGLGGVIGVMIQGIRRGAFSNEAGVGSAAIAHSAVRTKYPASEGIVALLEPFVDTVVICTMTALVIVITNFDGGFMEYGVKVTEGVELTATAFDTVIPHFSIVLTIAVILFAFSTMISWSYYGMQGWIFLFGKGKITDLVYKFLFLVFVVVGASISLGAVIDFSDAMIFAMVVPNIIGVVILSPVIRKELKKYMNAINKKEEAIDDGAIDLTDKM; encoded by the coding sequence ATGAAGAAACATCTTCTTTCAATTTTTGCACTAATCTTACCAATTTTAACCTTTGCTCAAGAGAGTACTTCAGAAAAAATTGATGCCACTTTTAAGGAATATACAGGGTGGTTTGTTGAAGGTATTTTTTATGAGATTCCATTTACAGATACATTTCAAATCCCATGGGTATTGATTGTATTGATTGGAGGTGCACTCTATTTTACGATCTATTTTAAGTTTATCAATTTTACAGGATTCAAAACCGCTATTCAAGTAGTAAGAGGTAAATATGAGGATATAGAAAAGCATGGTGTTGATAAGTTATATGGTGATCAAGCACTAGCTGGAACTGTTTCTAATAACGCTAATGATAATAATATAGGTGATGATGCTTCAGTATATGGAGACCAAACACCAGGTGGTGACGTTTTTGAGACCATTAGAGATGAGGGAGCAGATGGGGAAGTATCACACTTTCAAGCATTAACAGCTGCATTGTCTGCAACCGTTGGACTTGGTAATATAGCAGGTGTAGCAGTAGCATTGTCTATTGGTGGACCAGGAGCTACATTCTGGATGATCGTTGCTGGGCTTTTAGGTATGGCATCTAAATTTGCAGAATGTACTTTAGGTGTAAAATACAGAGATGTTGGTGAAGATGGTACCGTTTACGGTGGACCAATGTACTACCTAACAAAAGGACTAAAAGAAAAAGGTGCTGGCGGATTTGGGAAATTCTTAGCTGTAATATTTGCAATCTTCGTAATTGGAGGTTCATTTGGTGGTGGTAATATGTTCCAGGCCAATCAAGCAGCAGCTCAGTTCACCAAATTATTCAATCTTACTGGAGAAAATGCAGGTCTCTTTTTTGGTTTAGGTATGGCAGTATTGGTTGCTATTGTAATTATTGGAGGTATTAAGAGAATTGCCTCTGTAACAGAAAAAGTAGTGCCATTTATGGCAGGTATTTATGTGCTTGCTGCCTTAATAATATTGTTTGCAAACTTCACGCTTATTGATGACGCCTTTGCAGCAATCTTTAATGGAGCATTTACTCCTTTAGCAGGATTAGGTGGTGTGATAGGAGTAATGATACAAGGGATTCGTCGTGGAGCATTCTCTAACGAAGCTGGAGTTGGATCTGCAGCAATCGCGCACTCTGCAGTACGTACAAAATACCCAGCAAGTGAAGGGATCGTTGCTTTATTAGAGCCATTTGTAGATACTGTTGTCATTTGTACAATGACCGCTTTAGTCATTGTAATTACAAACTTTGACGGTGGTTTTATGGAGTATGGAGTAAAAGTTACAGAAGGTGTAGAATTAACTGCTACAGCTTTTGATACGGTAATACCACATTTCTCAATTGTATTAACCATTGCAGTTATTTTATTTGCATTTAGTACAATGATCTCATGGTCTTACTATGGGATGCAAGGTTGGATTTTTCTCTTCGGAAAAGGTAAAATCACAGATTTAGTTTACAAGTTCTTGTTCTTGGTATTTGTTGTTGTTGGTGCCTCAATTAGTTTGGGAGCAGTAATTGACTTTTCAGATGCGATGATCTTCGCAATGGTAGTTCCAAATATTATAGGTGTAGTGATACTATCGCCTGTAATTAGAAAAGAACTTAAAAAATACATGAATGCCATTAATAAAAAAGAAGAAGCTATAGATGATGGAGCTATAGATTTAACTGATAAAATGTAA
- a CDS encoding ComEA family DNA-binding protein: protein MQSHFQFSKKQRSGIFLLIIIIVVVQCAYYLIDFSSEEIKTNTNDVIRFQSEMDSLRLSKIENSKPVIFPFNPNYITDYKGYSLGMSNAEIDRLHAFRETNQWVNSAQDFQKVTKISDSLLNVISPYFKFPDWVTNPKPKTSYSNNYSNDSKPKTFAQKQNLNTASPAQLQKVYGIGEKLSQRIVDYRTKYGDFIADVQLQEVYGLSPEVLERVLNDFTVKDAKPIVKININKASIEDLVTIKYIDYEIAHNIIEQRTLREGIKTFDELTKVKDFPIKKSEIIKLYLTFE from the coding sequence ATGCAATCCCACTTCCAATTTTCTAAAAAACAACGGAGTGGGATTTTTTTATTGATAATCATAATTGTCGTTGTTCAATGTGCATATTATCTCATTGATTTTTCTTCGGAAGAAATCAAGACAAACACCAACGATGTTATTAGGTTTCAATCAGAAATGGATTCCCTGAGATTATCAAAAATTGAAAATTCAAAACCTGTAATATTTCCGTTTAATCCAAATTACATAACCGATTATAAAGGCTATTCTTTAGGCATGTCCAATGCGGAAATTGATAGACTCCATGCCTTTAGAGAGACAAACCAATGGGTAAATTCTGCACAGGATTTTCAAAAGGTAACCAAAATATCAGATTCTCTTTTAAATGTAATCTCGCCATATTTCAAGTTTCCAGACTGGGTAACAAACCCTAAACCAAAAACCAGTTATTCCAATAATTATTCTAACGATTCCAAACCAAAAACCTTTGCGCAAAAGCAAAACCTCAATACAGCAAGTCCAGCACAGCTGCAAAAAGTATATGGCATAGGTGAGAAATTATCACAACGTATTGTTGACTATCGCACAAAATATGGAGATTTTATAGCAGATGTGCAATTGCAGGAAGTGTACGGTCTGTCTCCCGAAGTTTTAGAACGAGTGCTAAACGACTTTACCGTAAAAGACGCAAAGCCCATCGTGAAAATCAATATCAACAAGGCTTCAATAGAGGACTTAGTGACAATTAAGTACATTGATTATGAAATTGCTCACAACATAATTGAGCAAAGAACATTAAGGGAAGGCATTAAAACATTTGACGAATTAACAAAAGTTAAGGATTTTCCTATTAAAAAAAGTGAGATAATTAAGTTATATTTGACCTTCGAATAG
- a CDS encoding acyl-CoA dehydrogenase family protein: MTNRYFTEEHELFRQSLKDFLQKEVVPHIDKWEKTGHIERFIWEKFGEMGFFGLAYPEEYGGLDLDLFYTVILLEELQKINSGGFAAAIWAHAYLAMTHLNKEGDEAIKQKYLAPSITGEKIGCLCITEPFGGSDVAGMRTTAVKEGDTYVINGSKTFITNGVYSDYLVVCAKTTPELGNKGISIFVMDRDTPGISATKLDKLGWRASDTGEIAFDNVKIPASNLMGEENKGFPYIMQHFALERLIMGINAHARAEFALDYAKQYMSERYAFGRSIDKFQALRHTFADCYADMIMCKEFNYAIADRLNNGEYVVKEATISKLRSTKMSDEVIYQTLQFLGGYGYMEEYPMARLLRDSRLGPIGGGTSEILREIIAKMVIDDKDYKPAT, translated from the coding sequence ATGACCAATAGATATTTCACAGAAGAACACGAATTATTCAGACAAAGTTTGAAGGACTTTTTACAAAAAGAAGTCGTTCCGCACATTGACAAATGGGAGAAAACTGGTCACATAGAACGTTTCATTTGGGAGAAATTTGGTGAGATGGGATTTTTTGGGTTAGCATACCCAGAAGAATATGGAGGTTTGGATCTCGATTTATTCTACACCGTAATACTGCTTGAAGAACTTCAAAAAATAAATTCAGGAGGTTTCGCAGCAGCAATTTGGGCACATGCCTATTTAGCAATGACGCACCTCAATAAAGAAGGTGACGAGGCAATCAAACAAAAGTATTTGGCACCAAGTATCACAGGTGAGAAAATAGGATGTCTTTGCATCACAGAACCTTTTGGAGGTAGTGACGTTGCAGGAATGCGCACAACCGCAGTTAAGGAAGGTGATACATATGTCATCAATGGTTCTAAAACATTTATAACTAATGGTGTGTATAGCGATTACTTAGTAGTTTGCGCAAAAACGACTCCAGAACTCGGTAACAAAGGGATTAGCATATTTGTAATGGATCGCGATACTCCGGGAATTTCAGCAACCAAATTAGATAAACTAGGTTGGAGAGCATCAGATACTGGTGAAATTGCATTTGATAACGTCAAAATTCCAGCTTCAAACTTAATGGGAGAAGAGAATAAAGGCTTTCCATACATCATGCAACATTTCGCTTTAGAGCGTTTAATAATGGGAATCAATGCCCATGCGAGAGCAGAATTCGCATTGGATTATGCAAAACAATATATGAGTGAGCGTTATGCATTTGGCAGATCAATCGATAAATTCCAGGCATTGAGACATACCTTTGCAGATTGTTATGCAGATATGATTATGTGTAAGGAATTTAATTATGCCATCGCAGATCGTCTCAATAATGGGGAATATGTGGTAAAGGAAGCCACTATTTCTAAATTGCGCTCAACAAAAATGTCAGACGAGGTCATATACCAAACACTTCAATTTCTAGGTGGTTACGGTTATATGGAAGAATATCCAATGGCAAGATTATTGCGTGATAGTAGATTGGGACCAATTGGTGGAGGTACCTCTGAGATTCTTAGAGAAATCATCGCTAAAATGGTAATAGACGATAAAGATTATAAACCAGCAACATAA